Proteins found in one Fusarium oxysporum Fo47 chromosome V, complete sequence genomic segment:
- a CDS encoding PPPDE putative peptidase domain-containing protein — protein sequence MMPRPKKSSSVSRSHRSTLSLSKTEITIHVYDLLPPGRLSSVLWTVGASLLHSGVVINGREYAYGGHDKRGLTGVYWTKPRTEPPGGTFRCEILHGFTLATEDEINATLQSASEEFLGTSYNLLTKNCNHFTSYLCKRLTGQSGPAWLNRAASIGVALPCVVPRDWIEPPEYDTSEGALLDDYDNSNENSHMLKATHPHLLMESNDSNEDDEWDSAEERRQGGSGKGKQALRDSAGRRLPPAERAIR from the exons ATGATGCCGCGTCCTAAGAAGAGCTCTTCGGTGAGCAGATCTCACCGCTCAACATTATCTTTGTCCAAAACTGAGATCACTATACATGTCTATGATCTACTGCCG CCCGGCCGATTATCGTCGGTATTATGGACAGTAGGCGCCTCACTACTTCACTCAGGTGTCGTGATCAACGGGAGGGAATACGCCTATGGCGGACATGATAAAAGAGGCCTTACAGGTGTATACTGGACAAAGCCCCGGACCGAACCGCCCGGAGGCACATTTCGATGCGAGATCCTGCACGGATTCACTCTTGCGACAGAAGACGAGATTAATGCGACTCTGCAATCTGCCTCTGAAGAGTTTCTGGGCACTTCATACAATCTTCTCACCAAGAACTGCAATCATTTCACCTCTTATCTTTGCAAGAGGCTTACAGGACAGTCGGGTCCAGCATGGTTGAATCGTGCCGCCAGTATTGGAGTTGCGCTCCCTTGTGTCGTCCCTCGAGATTGGATTGAACCACCCGAATATGACACCAGCGAAGGTGCCCTGTTGGACGATTACGACAATTCGAACGAGAATTCTCATATGTTGAAAGCGACGCATCCCCATCTGCTAATGGAAAGCAACGATAGCAACGAGGATGACGAGTGGGATAGCGCAGAAGAAAGACGACAAGGCGGTAGCGGGAAAGGCAAGCAAGCCCTCCGCGATTCCGCCGGGCGCCGTTTACCACCAGCTGAAAGGGCCATCCGATGA
- a CDS encoding mitochondrial 37S ribosomal protein YmS18 produces the protein MSRSLTSRLAAQSFFLTSRATVPKSSFQIARSISQTKSNRDDKPRRAPSRPSTASLLENIYGPSDTSKTKPSPNNAMANLSQSLVFQTLDKSSNIDTSTLSRDTRRQVEAKEDDLEPYHFHIYSHKHNTHITCTKPNREPIISLSAGNIGFRKSRRGLFDSAYSLTKYVLERLIHNGWPMKMNRLEVVLRGFGQGREAALKVLMSPEGKVLRDKIVRVADSTRIKFGGTRSEKPRRL, from the coding sequence ATGAGTCGCTCATTGACAAGTCGCCTCGCGGCGCAATCGTTCTTTCTAACCTCCCGAGCCACCGTCCCAAAGTCGTCATTTCAAATCGCTCGCTCCATCTCCCAGACAAAGTCCAACCGCGATGATAAACCCAGAAGGGCACCCAGCCGACCCAGCACGGCCTCGCTGTTAGAGAACATCTACGGCCCCTCAGACACGTCCAAGACGAAACCCTCCCCCAACAATGCCATGGCCAACCTCTCCCAAAGCCTTGTCTTCCAGACACTTGACAAGTCTTCCAACATCGATACGAGCACACTATCCAGAGATACCCGTCGACAGGTCGAGGCAAAGGAGGACGATCTCGAGCCATACCACTTCCACATCTACTCTCACAAGCACAACACCCACATTACTTGCACCAAGCCCAACCGAGAACCAATTATCTCTCTGTCAGCCGGCAACATTGGTTTTCGCAAGTCTCGCCGTGGTCTATTCGATTCCGCCTACTCTCTCACCAAGTATGTCCTGGAGCGATTAATCCACAACGGCTGGCCCATGAAGATGAACCGCCTAGAGGTTGTGCTACGAGGTTTCGGTCAGGGACGAGAGGCTGCTCTGAAGGTTCTGATGAGCCCCGAGGGTAAGGTCTTACGAGACAAGATTGTCCGTGTGGCCGACTCGACTAGAATCAAGTTTGGTGGTACCAGGAGTGAGAAGCCTAGACGTCTATAA
- a CDS encoding protein translocase subunit TIM44, whose amino-acid sequence MLSGSVRSPLRSSFVPAELRCSPTYTAQSRLFHLSSRLHQEKPQTEQKPSTAAPTDAKEKKPAEADAESEAKPEEEQSKKTEDGESAGKEGKEEGEGKDKEKKKEDAPPPPPHGDKTPWQVFMETMNTEFQKSQEWNESTKQIAASANQFAESEGVRRAREAYEKSTGAVSSTLGKGAKVTAGAIGKGASWTWDTSVVKGVRKAANVTGDAVDKATQPIRNTEAYKNVKNVIDDGSSSRYGGWVEKEERRKRREALDKQRGYKAAAPMEEDINAGTSVTVHKDAAWKEAWRDFRDQNKYVQGLFSLRGKYEESENPLVSTARSITDRIGGFFAENETAMVIKKFRSMDPNFQTEPFLQELREYILPEVLDAYVKGDAETLKLWLSAAQYSVYEALTKQYLQAGMKSDGKILDIRNVDILRARMLDPGEVPVFIITCRTQEVHVYRNAKTNELAAGMEDKVQLVTYAIGITRVPEDVNNPETRGWRLIEMQKSGRDWY is encoded by the exons ATGCTTTCCGGCTCAGTTCGATCGCCATTGAGGTCTTCCTTTGTCCCTGCCGAGCTTCGTTGCTCCCCCACTTATACCGCTCAATCTCGTCTCTTCCACCTTTCCAGCCGCTTACACCAAGAGAAGCCTCAAACTGAACAAAAACCCTCAACTGCTGCACCTACCGACgcaaaagagaagaagcctgcTGAAGCTGACGCCGAATCTGAGGccaagcctgaggaggagCAATCCAAGAAGACCGAGGATGGCGAGAGTGCtggaaaggaaggaaaagaagagggcgagggcaaggataaagagaagaaaaaggaggatgcccctccccctcctcctcatggCGACAAGACCCCCTGGCAGGTTTTCATGGAGACCATGAACACTGAGTTCCAGAAGTCGCAAGAATGGAACGAGTCGACCAAGCAGATCGCTGCGTCTGCTAATCAATTCGCCGAGAGTGAGGGTGTGCGACGTGCTCGTGAGGCATACGAGAAGTCCACTGGCGCTGTTTCCTCGACCCTTGGAAAGGGTGCCAAGGTTACTGCTGGTGCCATTGGCAAGGGtgcttcttggacttgggaTACCTCAGTCGTCAAGGGTGTTCGTAAGGCCGCTAATGTCACGGGAGATGCCGTGGACAAGGCTACCCAGCCTATCCGAAACACAGAGGCTTACAAGAATGTCAAGAATGTCATTGACGATGGCAGCTCTTCACGATACGGTGGctgggttgagaaggaggagcgCAGGAAACGCCGAGAGGCACTCGACAAGCAGCGGGGTTACAAGGCGGCTGCACCTATGGAAGAGGACATTAA CGCTGGTACCAGTGTTACCGTTCACAAGGACGCTGCTTGGAAGGAGGCTTGGAGAGATTTCCGCGACCAGAACAAGTATGTGCAAGGACTTTTCAGCTTGAGGGGCAAGTATGAGGAGTCTGAGAACCCTCTTGTATCGACCGCTCGAAGTATCACCGACCGCATTGGAGGCTTCTTCGCCGAGAACGAGACTGCCATGGTGATCAAGAAGTTCAGATCCATGGACCCCAATTTTCAGACAGAGCCTTTCCTCCAGGAGCTTCGAGAGTACATTCTTCCCGAGGTGTTGGACGCTTATGTCAAGGGTGATGCCGAGACACTGAAGCTCTGGCTTTCTGCCGCTCAGTACTCTGTGTACGAGGCCCTCACCAAGCAATACCTACAGGCTGGTATGAAATCGGACGGAAAGATCCTGGATATCCGAAATGTCGACATTCTACGAGCCCGCATGCTCGACCCTGGTGAGGTTCctgtcttcatcatcacgTGTCGCACACAGGAGGTTCACGTCTACCGCAATGCCAAGACGAACGAGCTCGCTGCCGGTATGGAGGACAAGGTCCAGCTGGTCACATACGCCATTGGTATCACACGGGTACCAGAAGATGTCAACAACCCTGAGACAAGGGGCTGGCGTCTCATCGAGATGCAGAAGAGTGGACGAGACTGGTACTAA
- a CDS encoding uncharacterized protein (domain of unknown function-domain containing protein): MATTSNPGPVYFWRETDPATGYLSQWYYCPFKDDQDEKKTYKTAEHYMMYQKAILFNDEATALEILKTGHPRKVKSLGRQVENFDETVWLKHRRDVVRKGNILKFTRAITEEGFKRGTPGANQVNSLHRPIEGSLADMLISTGDRELVEASPFDRVWGVGFKAADADAARDLWGENLLGKELMEVRRILKERRGGHEA, translated from the exons ATGGCTACAACATCAAATCCCGGTCCAGTGTATTTCTGGCGAGAAACAGACCCAGCAACAGGATACCTTTCACAATGGTATTATTGTCCTTTCAAGGATGAccaggatgagaagaagacataTAAAACAGCAGAGCA TTATATGATGTATCAAAAAGCTATCCTATTCAACGACGAAGCCACCGCTCTTGAGATCCTCAAGACAGGCCATCCACGGAAAGTCAAGTCTCTCGGCCGCCAGGTGGAGAACTTTGACGAAACAGTATGGCTCAAGCATCGACGTGACGTAGTTCGAAAGGGCAACATCCTCAAGTTCACACGTGCTATCACAGAGGAGGGTTTCAAGAGAGGCACGCCTGGCGCAAATCAAGTAAATTCATTACACCGGCCCATCGAAGGTTCTCTAGCAGATATGTTGATCAGCACGGGTGACAGAGAACTTGTCGAGGCCAGTCCATTCGATCGGGTTTGGGGGGTTGGGTTTAAAGCTGCGGATGCAGATGCTGCGAGAGATTTATGGGGTGAGAATTTGCTTGGTAAGGAGCTGATGGAGGTCAGAAGGATCTTGAAAGAGAGACGAGGCGGTCACGAAGCATGA
- a CDS encoding cytochrome b5-like heme/steroid binding domain-containing protein: MEHVEQHMAQQASQETASLFTPLNLILLSAVLYTTYSMLRSSPPPSLPRDAPSTVFKTYTPHTLLPFNGEEDRPVFLAVRGRVFDVSPGRNFYGPGGPYSNFAGRDASRGLACGSFDEDMLTKDLDGPLDKLEGLDAEQMEALQGWEERFLEKYNVVGKLVSVQDYEAQKA, from the exons ATGGAGCACGTCGAGCAACACATGGCTCAACAAGCCAGCCAAGAAAC CGCTTCCCTCTTCACGcccctcaacctcatcctcctcagcGCCGTCCTATACACAACCTACTCCATGCTCCGCTCCTCGCCACCTCCATCTCTCCCCCGCGATGCGCCCTCAACAGTCTTCAAAACATACACTCCCCATactcttctccccttcaaCGGCGAGGAGGATCGACCTGTCTTTCTCGCTGTGCGCGGTCGCGTTTTTGACGTCTCGCCTGGTCGTAACTTCTACGGCCCTGGTGGTCCTTATAGCAACTTTGCCGGTCGGGATGCGAGTCGAGGTCTTGCGTGTGGAAGCTTTGATGAAGACATGTTGACTAAGGACCTGGATGGTCCGCTTGATAAGCTGGAGGGACTCGATGCGGAGCAGATGGAGGCGCTCCAGGGCTGGGAGGAGAGATTCTTGGAGAAGTACAACGTTGTTGGAAAGCTGGTTTCTGTGCAGGACTACGAGGCCCAGAAGGCTTAA